From a single Arachis hypogaea cultivar Tifrunner chromosome 3, arahy.Tifrunner.gnm2.J5K5, whole genome shotgun sequence genomic region:
- the LOC112790368 gene encoding transcription factor GTE10, with translation MAPTVPIDFAGQKQSRLYSHSQTMGKSRKYSKGFSTGFVPDFRHAVETMGESEGLGSSGRVDMELTASANSFAPKRKCIGLIADGYGDFDVPFQHFKLSKMSDFERKDLKQRLARELERVRELQKKVDGMKPNVVALTSPGDIRGCSAGQKRPQPESKYRTQEASVPQGKKRPLPGHNGPKTKKSMSGQFEHAKPADSSLAALMKPCETLLNRLMSHQFSWVFNTPVDVVKLNIPDYFNVIKHPMDLGTVKNRITSGKYSSPMEFAADVRLTFSNAMTYNPPGNDVHLMAETLSKMFETKWKPIEKKLPAMNSARSEPSKPTAYVETGNFNQIPPMKKNKITPKETKVKPEPVKRTMSDEEKHKLSMELEAMLGELPETIVDFLKEQSYGSGQANDDEIEIDIDALSDDTLFKLRKLLDDYVLEKQKSMAKARQSEMELVNESGFSNSSMQPPKGNDQVEEDVDIVGVNDPPVSNYPPVEIEKDGANRNTKCSSSSSSSSESGSSSSDSDSASSSASELDTAKSPDPPSAKENVGPVFISNQNRQDPGNSESEMDSINVDGQAEKDSQTKLVTTEPESLQEGESAPPQRQVSPDKLYRAALLRSRFADTILKAREKALEKAEKQDPEKLRMEREELERRQKEEKARLQAEAKAAEEARRKAEAVAAAEAKKKREQEREAARLALQKMEKTVDINEGSQFLEDLELLSAVQGEQFPSYIEEASPDPLQSRLGSFKLQGNPLEQLGLYMKDDDEDLDEELPQGAAGQPKDEETASAAPGEQLPIFKDETNPDHPESGLDSSKQEGNPLEQLGLYMKDDDEDLEEQPSQRAAGKSNDVEEGEID, from the exons ATGGCACCAACTGTACCAATAGACTTTGCTGGGCAAAAGCAATCCAGGTTGTACTCTCACTCACAGACAATGGGCAAGTCTAGGAAATACTCCAAAGGCTTTTCTACTGGATTTGTTCCGGATTTCCGACATGCGGTGGAGACTATGGGTGAATCAGAGGGGTTGGGTAGCTCCGGACGGGTTGATATGGAACTGACAGCTTCGGCAAATTCTTTTGCGCCAAAGAGGAAATGCATTGGATTGATTGCTGATGGTTATGGTGATTTTGATGTGCCATTCCAGCATTTCAAATTGTCAAAGATGTCAGATTTCGAGAGGAAGGACTTGAAACAGAGGTTAGCACGGGAGCTTGAACGTGTAAGGGAACTTCAGAAGAAAGTTGATGGTATGAAGCCGAATGTTGTTGCATTAACTTCCCCTGGCGATATTAGGGGCTGCAGTGCGGGACAGAAAAGACCTCAGCCGGAGAGCAAGTATAGAACACAAGAAGCATCGGTGCCACAGGGTAAGAAAAGGCCCTTACCAGGACATAACGGTCCAAAGACCAAAAAAAGTATGTCTGGGCAGTTTGAGCATGCAAAACCTGCTGATTCTTCATTAGCTGCATTGATGAAACCTTGCGAGACATTACTTAACCGGTTGATGTCCCATCAGTTTAGTTGGGTTTTTAACACACCAGTTGATGTTGTTAAATTGAACATTCCGGATTATTTCAATGTCATCAAACATCCCATGGATTTGGGTACAGTGAAGAATAGAATAACGTCTGGTAAATATTCAAGTCCTATGGAGTTTGCTGCAGATGTACGGCTAACTTTTTCAAACGCAATGACTTATAATCCTCCTGGGAATGATGTACACCTCATGGCAGAGACTCTTAGTAAGATGTTTGAAACGAAATGGAAGCCGATAGAGAAGAAACTTCCTGCCATGAACAGTGCTCGTTCTGAGCCATCAAAGCCAACTGCTTATGTAGAAACTGGAAATTTTAACCAAATTCCTCCcatgaaaaagaataaaattaccCCGAAAGAAACTAAAGTGAAACCAGAGCCTGTTAAAAGAACCATGAGTGATGAGGAGAAGCATAAATTGAGTATGGAGTTGGAGGCaatgcttggagagttgcccgaAACCATTGTTGACTTCTTGAAAGAGCAAAGTTATGGTTCAGGTCAGGCCAATGATGATGAGATTGAGATTGACATTGATGCCCTAAGTGATGATACCTTATTCAAATTGCGGAAGCTTCTTGATGATTATGTGCTGGAGAAGCAAAAATCCATGGCCAAAGCGAGACAGAGTGAAATGGAG CTTGTGAATGAATCTGGGTTTAGCAACTCGTCAATGCAACCACCTAAAG GTAATGATCAAGTTGAGGAGGATGTGGACATTGTTGGTGTGAATGATCCTCCTGTTTCAAATTATCCTCCAGTAGAGATTGAGAAAGATGGTGCCAACAGAAACACTAAATGCAGTAGTTCAAGTAGCTCCAGTAGTGAATCTGGCTCTTCTTCCAGTG ATTCAGACTCAGCTAGTTCCTCGGCTAGTGAGTTAGACACTGCCAAATCCCCAGATCCTCCTAGTGCCAAG GAAAATGTAGGGCCTGTCTTTATTTCCAATCAAAACAGACAGGATCCTGGTAATTCTGAGTCCGAAATGG ATTCAATTAATGTGGATGGCCAAGCCGAAAAGGATTCACAGACCAAACTAGTGACTACTGAGCCAGAAAGCCTTCAAGAGG GGGAGAGTGCTCCACCTCAGAGGCAAGTCTCTCCCGACAAGCTCTACCGGGCAGCTTTACTAAGGAGCCGGTTTGCTGACACTATTCTTAAAGCTCGAGAGAAGGCTCTTGAAAAG GCCGAAAAGCAGGATCCAGAAAAACTTAGGATGGAGAGAGAAGAACTTGAAAGGAGGCAGAAGGAAG AGAAAGCACGGTTGCAGGCAGAGGCAAAAGCTGCAGAAGAGGCTCGGAGGAAAGCTGAAGCAGTAGCTGCAGCTGAAGCTAAGAAGAAGAGGGAACAGGAGAGAGAAGCAGCTCGGTTGGCATTGCAAAAG ATGGAGAAAACTGTTGACATCAATGAGGGCAGTCAATTTTTGGAAGATCTGGAGTTGCTGAGTGCTGTACAAGGTGAACAGTTCCCAAGCTACATAGAAGAGGCGAGCCCAGATCCTCTACAAAGTAGATTGGGTAGTTTCAAGCTACAGGGAAATCCTTTAGAACAGCTAGGATTGTATATGAAGGACGATGATGAGGATTTGGATGAAGAACTGCCTCAGGGTGCTGCAGGACAACCAAAAGATGAAGAGACGGCTAGTGCTGCTCCTGGTGAACAGTTACCAATTTTCAAAGACGAGACAAATCCAGATCATCCTGAAAGTGGATTGGATAGCTCCAAACAGGAGGGTAATCCCTTAGAGCAGTTGGGATTATACATgaaggatgatgatgaagatttgGAGGAACAACCATCTCAACGTGCTGCTGGGAAATCAAATGATGTTGAAGAAGGAGAAATTGACTGA